The genomic stretch aaggaggaggaagaagggggaaaagacgaaataaacggggagaagaaaaagaacaaaaaggaacaagagaagttCCTTCTTTCCCCCAAAGGTCGCCGGAgaaaagaaggggtgggggagggagggagggagggggaagaaagtggatacaggggagggggagggggggcggtcagGACTCTCTTGGTCGTTCACTTCGCGTGGAGGTCGTAGGGGTGAGAGAGCGCTgggctgtgggggggggtgagcatGAGGGCTTGGGGGGTAGGCGGGGATGGGGAGCTCTCCTGTGGtacggggagtgaggggaggggaggggagggaggggtgggagtgttgtaagtgtgaatgtatacaagtatatatatacatatatatatatatatatatatatatatatatatatatatatatatatatatatatatacgtgtatatgtttagaggtttatatgtgtatgagaATGTTTGTTAGACGTgaatgcatgcacgtatgtatgtatgtatgtatgtatgtatgtatgtatgtatgtatgtatgtatgtatgtatgaatgtatgtatatatgaatgaatgtatgtaggcatgtacgtatgcatgtatgtatactgcatgtgtatgtataaagttgACATCTCGAACACTGCATCATACTTGACCTTTGTTACCATAcccaccattttcaccatcaccatcaccatccctgcTCCCCTGATCACTATccccgccatcaccaccatcaccatcccgccgccgccatcaccaccaccaacgaccatACCCGCACGTcttcttatcatcaccaccaccactaattaCCACCTGATCCCTGccgccgccatcaccaccaccaccatccccgccgccgccatcaccaccaccaccatcccgccgccgccatcaccaccaccaccatccccgccgccgccatcaccaccaccaccaccatcatccttcttctctctctctcctcccacgacGTCTCCAAACTCCTTTAGAAAATCCATCAATTCACAG from Penaeus vannamei isolate JL-2024 unplaced genomic scaffold, ASM4276789v1 unanchor457, whole genome shotgun sequence encodes the following:
- the LOC138861006 gene encoding uncharacterized protein, with translation MCMYKVDISNTASYLTFVTIPTIFTITITIPAPLITIPAITTITIPPPPSPPPTTIPARLLIITTTTNYHLIPAAAITTTTIPAAAITTTTIPPPPSPPPPSPPPPSPPPPPSSFFSLSPPTTSPNSFRKSINS